From the Candidatus Melainabacteria bacterium genome, one window contains:
- a CDS encoding rhomboid family intramembrane serine protease, with translation MVSAVRIIIALNVACFIAMVCSSSVQSLLIPSSMTLLNWGASSASETIAAHQFWRLFTCSFVHAGILHLGINLFVLRDIGREVEKAYGHLSFSLIYLLSACGGALTSIFVNPLLISAGASGAIFGSFGAMLAVVWRRPENFPRGYLLLHGKIVGFLILYSIVFSFIDKNTDNAAHFGGCLVGFLAGLCFLPVQRNQPESLKKTGAALLILALFAVTFFAYRQLSNRPDVLAETYYRKAVQMLKEKNYAAALPLLDMTIAKAPDNANAYCDRARANLELKHFDRAIADCTSALRDKNVESSAYAIRAAIYQKIGNYAASVKDLTSLIDLDAKDSMAYNNRAWSEEALGQLDAAVRDCDNSLRLKSDSATTYDTRGVAHILLNDFERAKVDLAQAIKLKQNDGAFYYHLMIAKRRAGQSFDLERQKFLELGYTPESWEPR, from the coding sequence ATGGTGTCAGCAGTCAGAATAATCATTGCATTGAACGTCGCCTGTTTTATCGCGATGGTATGCAGCTCGTCTGTTCAATCGCTTTTAATTCCATCTTCAATGACATTATTGAACTGGGGGGCCAGTTCAGCATCTGAAACTATCGCTGCACATCAGTTCTGGCGACTGTTTACTTGCTCGTTTGTTCACGCAGGTATTCTGCACCTGGGCATCAACTTGTTCGTGCTGCGAGATATCGGGCGGGAAGTAGAAAAAGCATATGGACATCTTTCCTTTTCTCTCATCTACTTGCTTTCCGCGTGCGGTGGAGCGCTCACCAGTATCTTTGTCAACCCGCTCTTGATCAGTGCCGGGGCATCCGGAGCTATTTTTGGAAGCTTTGGTGCAATGCTAGCTGTGGTCTGGCGTCGACCTGAAAATTTTCCCAGAGGTTATTTGCTCCTCCATGGAAAAATCGTTGGTTTCTTAATTTTGTACAGCATAGTTTTCAGCTTTATCGATAAGAACACTGATAACGCTGCGCACTTCGGCGGCTGTTTGGTTGGATTCCTTGCCGGGCTGTGCTTTCTGCCAGTGCAGCGGAATCAGCCGGAGAGTTTGAAAAAGACAGGCGCGGCTCTTTTGATTTTGGCGCTGTTTGCCGTCACTTTTTTTGCGTATCGCCAACTTTCCAATCGTCCCGATGTTCTTGCCGAAACTTACTATCGCAAGGCGGTGCAGATGCTCAAAGAAAAGAATTACGCAGCCGCTCTGCCTTTGCTTGATATGACCATTGCAAAGGCTCCAGATAATGCCAACGCATATTGCGACCGAGCCAGAGCCAATCTCGAGCTGAAGCACTTCGACCGGGCTATTGCTGATTGCACCAGTGCCCTACGTGATAAAAATGTTGAGAGCAGCGCATATGCGATTCGTGCGGCGATATATCAAAAGATTGGAAATTACGCTGCGTCTGTCAAAGACCTCACCAGTCTGATCGACCTGGATGCTAAAGACTCGATGGCATACAATAACCGTGCCTGGAGCGAGGAAGCGCTTGGACAGTTAGATGCAGCGGTGCGCGACTGTGATAACTCGCTCCGGTTGAAGAGTGATAGTGCCACCACTTATGATACTAGAGGCGTGGCGCATATTTTGCTCAACGATTTTGAGCGAGCTAAAGTCGATCTCGCGCAAGCAATCAAGCTCAAACAGAACGACGGCGCATTCTACTATCATCTTATGATTGCGAAAAGGAGAGCTGGACAGTCATTCGACCTCGAACGACAGAAGTTCCTGGAACTGGGCTACACCCCTGAGTCTTGGGAGCCCAGGTGA
- the mqnE gene encoding aminofutalosine synthase MqnE: MLGSALRIGPPQQRSSNVSAVLEQVLPSSHPLADIGLKVQAGQRLSREDAIRLYESDDLLAVGALGEFARRRKAGPGREKYVYYIHNMHLNPTNFCIETCRFCSYANPEGKGKAYTWTVDQVLAEAKKGSDLGINEIHMVGGLNPACDLEYYEEVLKAIKAEFPHIHMKAMTAVEIEYLANLEHISYEDTLKRLIAAGLGSMPGGGAEIFDEEVRRAMHVKKTPADVWLEIHGIAHQLGLKTNATMLTGIGESRENKIDHILLLRNQQDLTGGFQCFIPLKCYYDGTTIADEVVEPSDEELLRDIAISRLLLDNFDHIKAYWIQLGVELAQLALSFGADDLDGTIVEEKITHAAGAKTPLQLAKDKMEHLISGAGYIPVERDTIYNIRRVADLQPQSVTPISERVAALAHSK, encoded by the coding sequence ATGTTAGGATCTGCCCTGAGGATAGGACCACCTCAGCAAAGGAGTTCCAACGTGTCAGCAGTTCTCGAACAAGTTCTACCGTCATCCCATCCACTGGCAGACATCGGGCTGAAAGTCCAGGCTGGTCAGCGGTTAAGCAGAGAAGACGCGATCCGTCTTTACGAGTCAGATGATTTGTTGGCAGTAGGTGCGCTCGGTGAGTTTGCTCGCAGGCGCAAAGCCGGACCAGGTCGTGAGAAGTATGTGTATTACATTCACAACATGCATCTCAATCCCACCAATTTTTGCATCGAGACTTGCCGTTTTTGCTCTTACGCCAATCCCGAAGGCAAGGGAAAAGCCTACACCTGGACTGTAGATCAGGTACTGGCAGAAGCGAAAAAGGGTTCCGACCTGGGAATTAATGAAATCCATATGGTCGGTGGGCTTAACCCCGCCTGCGATCTCGAATATTACGAGGAAGTGTTGAAGGCTATTAAGGCCGAGTTCCCGCACATCCATATGAAAGCCATGACGGCTGTCGAAATTGAGTATCTGGCCAACCTCGAACACATTTCTTATGAAGACACGCTCAAGCGGTTAATCGCAGCTGGGCTCGGCTCCATGCCGGGCGGCGGCGCTGAGATTTTTGATGAAGAAGTTCGTCGGGCCATGCACGTCAAGAAAACACCAGCAGACGTCTGGTTGGAGATTCACGGCATTGCTCATCAGTTGGGATTAAAGACAAACGCAACCATGCTGACTGGTATCGGCGAGAGTCGTGAGAACAAAATCGACCATATTCTTTTGTTGCGCAACCAGCAAGATTTGACCGGCGGCTTTCAGTGTTTCATTCCGCTCAAATGTTATTACGACGGCACTACTATCGCAGACGAGGTTGTTGAACCGAGTGATGAGGAATTATTGCGAGACATCGCCATTTCTCGTTTGCTTCTCGATAATTTCGACCACATTAAAGCGTACTGGATTCAGCTGGGCGTTGAACTTGCACAGCTTGCTCTCTCTTTTGGTGCAGATGATTTAGACGGCACGATTGTGGAAGAGAAAATCACTCATGCTGCTGGTGCGAAAACACCTTTGCAACTTGCGAAAGATAAAATGGAGCACTTGATATCCGGTGCCGGTTACATACCTGTTGAACGTGACACTATCTATAACATCAGGCGGGTTGCCGATTTGCAGCCTCAATCGGTTACCCCAATATCCGAGCGTGTTGCGGCATTAGCGCATTCTAAATAA
- a CDS encoding tetratricopeptide repeat protein, whose protein sequence is MDQGKVKALLLSVAIICSAPLVSLAKGAETGDKATLGAMEQKLFFKTYSDDDNEARLARIEKRIFGDAVPGDFAQRLERVKTAVGPQVNPDGTVTGAPAEPVAAAPPPQPVQKADPQAEMERARIAVMAAREEEVAKLLAEGVELWRQKRGPQAIERFEQVLRLDQHNSEAHFNLGVVYESANNLVEASACYHKAAEENPNNRDYQEAITAVEKKLTARKKNDDKAGELRVLAEDAAAAYKRQEYFSALDLYKQLDAKAPNKALVKYNIGTLYFVTKNYTDALVYYKQALKLEPKEPRYQQAVQQLSANLKAGEEAQKQNDQQWQQYQQATGGVGMDGKPTKPAKKDKKALAQQQPQQMPPQQNYVAPAVQPAQNIDFMAGIGIIAKPAHDGLQIVQIGIASRAAHVGLQQGDLIKAVDGNVVKSMADANQILSRKQQGAPVQLMIQRANQMGQFSL, encoded by the coding sequence CCCCTGGTCAGCCTGGCCAAGGGTGCTGAAACCGGCGATAAAGCCACGCTTGGGGCTATGGAGCAAAAGCTTTTTTTCAAGACATACAGTGACGACGACAACGAAGCACGGCTGGCAAGAATTGAGAAACGCATTTTCGGCGACGCCGTGCCTGGTGATTTTGCTCAGAGACTGGAACGAGTTAAGACTGCAGTAGGTCCACAAGTAAACCCTGATGGCACCGTTACTGGTGCACCGGCTGAGCCCGTGGCCGCCGCGCCGCCACCACAACCGGTGCAAAAGGCAGACCCGCAGGCGGAGATGGAAAGAGCCCGCATCGCTGTCATGGCTGCACGTGAAGAAGAAGTAGCCAAACTGCTTGCCGAGGGCGTAGAGCTGTGGCGTCAGAAAAGAGGACCGCAGGCCATTGAACGCTTTGAACAAGTGCTGCGACTCGATCAACACAACTCGGAAGCGCACTTCAACCTCGGTGTCGTTTACGAATCTGCCAACAATTTAGTGGAAGCTTCCGCCTGCTACCACAAAGCAGCAGAGGAAAATCCAAACAATCGCGACTATCAGGAAGCAATCACCGCCGTAGAAAAAAAATTGACGGCACGAAAAAAGAATGACGACAAAGCCGGTGAATTGCGCGTATTAGCAGAAGATGCGGCCGCCGCTTACAAACGTCAGGAATATTTTTCGGCACTCGATCTGTACAAACAATTAGATGCCAAAGCACCGAATAAGGCACTGGTAAAGTACAACATCGGCACCCTCTATTTCGTCACTAAAAACTACACTGACGCGCTTGTCTACTACAAACAAGCTCTCAAACTCGAACCCAAAGAGCCTCGCTACCAGCAGGCAGTACAACAGCTTTCAGCCAATCTAAAAGCAGGGGAAGAGGCGCAGAAGCAGAACGATCAACAGTGGCAGCAGTACCAGCAAGCGACCGGCGGAGTGGGCATGGATGGCAAACCGACCAAGCCTGCGAAGAAAGACAAAAAGGCGCTAGCGCAACAACAACCGCAGCAAATGCCGCCTCAACAAAACTATGTTGCTCCGGCTGTTCAACCTGCTCAAAATATAGACTTCATGGCCGGTATCGGTATCATTGCCAAGCCTGCACATGACGGTCTGCAGATAGTCCAGATCGGTATTGCCTCACGGGCTGCCCACGTGGGACTGCAACAGGGAGACCTGATCAAAGCCGTAGACGGTAATGTCGTGAAGAGTATGGCTGATGCCAATCAGATACTCTCAAGAAAACAGCAGGGCGCACCGGTGCAGCTCATGATCCAGAGAGCAAACCAGATGGGTCAGTTCAGTTTATAA